The region GATGCGGAGGGCGCGGGAGGAGAGCTGGACGGCCTGTTCGCCATTGTGGAGGCTTTCATCGGGGCAGGTGGCCATGAACCAGGCGAGGTTGTTGGCGGCCCAGGGATCATCGCTGCGGGCGGCACGCTGATACCAGGCCCCAGCGCGACGGAAGTCCACGGGAACTCCGGTGCCGGAGTAGTAGAGATTGGCCAGGCGGCTCATGGCCGGGACGAAGTCCTGCTGGGCGGCGCGGAGGTAAAAGAGGGCGGCCTTGGAGGGGCTTTTGGCGGTGCCAACGCCGCGCTCATACTTGGCTGCGAGGGCGGTCTGGGCCTGGGGGTAGTTTTGTTCGGCGGCTTTTTCCAGCCATTCGGTGGCTTTTTCTGGGTCGAGCTTGACGCCGCGACCGAGGTCATAGGCCATGGCGACGGCATGCTGCCCGGCGGCAAAGCCGTTTTCAGCGGACTTGCGGTACCATTCGTAGGCCTTGGCATCGTTTTTCTTCACTCCGACGCCGTCTTCGTAAATGGAGCCCATGACGAACTGGGCGCGCAGGTGCTTTTGGTTGGCGGCCTTTTCCATCCACTGGACGCCTTCGGTCTCGTTCTTTTGCACGCCTTCGCCGGTGAGGAGACGGAGGCCGAGCTCGAACTGGGAGTCGGCATCGCCGTCGTTGGCCCAGGCACGGAGCTCTTTGTCATTGATCATTTCAGGCACCTGCTGCTGGGCGGTGACGGTCATGAAGGCGAGGCAGGAGCAGGCCAGAATACGGATGAAAAGTTTCATGCTGGAAAACACTACGTTTTGAGAATCGTGGCTACAACAGACAAACTTACGGTTTCGTTGCTCGATTGAGGCATGATTTGGGCCTGTTCTCAAAAAAGAGTGGGACAGAATTTGTCCCGTGGGCCGTGAGGCCCCGGCTCAGCAGCGCCGCCGCCGGAAGCCGAGGACACCGAAGGCGAGCAGGAGGAGGACGGCGCGTGAGGGCTCTGGCACGACGACGATGACGCCGTGGGTGAGGAAGAGGCTGGTATCCCACTGGAGGCCAGAGGTGAGGGGGAAGAGCAGGAGGTCCTGGCCGGTTTCGGTGCCGTTTTGATAACGTGCGCCGACATTGAAGCTGTTGTTGGTGAGGCCGACGAGGGTGCTCCAGTCGAGGAAGTTGAAGACATCGCCAAACTGGCCGGTGTAACCATTGAAGGAGGTGATGGTGATGCCGCCGGTGGCATTGAGCGTGAGGCCGCCGGAGATGCTGAGGAGGTCGTGATTGCTGCCTGAGCCGGTGAGGTAAGAGGTGAAATCGGTGGGGATGCTGTTGACCCAGGCTGCCTGATCGCCGCCGTAGAGGGGGAGGGAGGTGGCGGCATTGCGATTGGTGCTGCCGGCCTGAAGCACGGCGCGGTCCACGCGGCTGGCGCTGGCGGCGAGGAGGAGATTTCCGGTGATGTTCAGCACGCCGGTCTGGTCGCCCACGGTGCCTGCACTGGCGGCGCTGTTCAGCAGGCTGGAGCCGCCGGGTTTGAGAACGCCGTGGCTGCTGCCGGGCCCGACATTGCTGCCAATGGTGAAGCTGCCGCCGGTGGCGATGAGGCTACCGGTGCCGGAGATGACTGCATCGGTGGTGTAGGAGGAGGCGGTGCGTGCGCTGACATCCAGGCTGGCACCGGTGCCGAGGTGGAACCAGGCGGCGTCATCCATGCTGCCGTTGTTGACCAAGGCGAGGCTGCCTTCGGCGATGTGGACGTTGCCGGTATTGGTATTGGTGCCTTCCAGGGCGAGGCTGCCTGCGCCGGATTTGGTGAAGGAGCCGGTGCCGGCCAATTCGGCATCGGCTTTGAAAGTCGCGGTTCGACCCGCATCTACGGTGTAGCTGCGCAGGGCGGGATTGGTGGCGGTGCCGCTGCCATTGAGGGTGATGGTGACGTTTTGGTTGGTCTGGTTTGCCCCGGCGAGGTTTTGAAGGGTGCCGCCCTGCCAGTTCC is a window of Prosthecobacter algae DNA encoding:
- a CDS encoding tetratricopeptide repeat protein — encoded protein: MKLFIRILACSCLAFMTVTAQQQVPEMINDKELRAWANDGDADSQFELGLRLLTGEGVQKNETEGVQWMEKAANQKHLRAQFVMGSIYEDGVGVKKNDAKAYEWYRKSAENGFAAGQHAVAMAYDLGRGVKLDPEKATEWLEKAAEQNYPQAQTALAAKYERGVGTAKSPSKAALFYLRAAQQDFVPAMSRLANLYYSGTGVPVDFRRAGAWYQRAARSDDPWAANNLAWFMATCPDESLHNGEQAVQLSSRALRIMDEAGEEQRYEMIDTKAACLARNGEYLEAVLWQKKALALLPADKELSEEERKNLETEFQTRLKLYQKQTPYTDAEPKTDAEAAPLPQDTILQEEGIPGAPSKPKGNKGKSRGTVV